The sequence below is a genomic window from Flavobacterium sediminilitoris.
TCAAATTATTTAGCGTTATCTTGTTTTGTTATATCAGTTCCTAAACGTTGCAAATAAGCAATTAAGGCTACAATTTCTCTGTCTTTTACTGGAACAAACTCTTTACCTTGTAATCTTTTTTGTTCTTCAAAAGATTTTTTAATGTCTTTATTTTTCATCAAGTTATCTCCTATTTTAGAGGCTTGCTTTTCTATAGAATCCATTGCAGTAGCTACTTCAACATCAGTATAAGGAACTCCTAAAGATTGCATTGCTCTCATTTTATCTTGAGTTGATGATTTGTCTAATGAATTTCTGATAATCCATTTATATCCAGGCATAATAGATCCATCTGAAGTACTTTGAGGATTCCACATGTGATTAAAATGCCAATCATCTGAACGTCCACCATTGTTTGGTTTACCAGGAACTCCTTCTCTAGCTAAATCTGGTCCTGTACGTTTTGATCCCCATAAGAAAGGATGATCATAAACAAATTCTCCTCCTTTTGAATATTCTCCATAACGCATTACTTCTGAACGGAAAGGTCTAATCATTTGTGAGTGACAGTTATTACACCCTTCACGTATATAAATATCTCTACCTTCTAATTCTAATGGAGTATATGGTTTTACACTTGAAATTGTAGGTATATTAGATTTTACCATAATTGTAGGTACAATTTGAATAATTCCTCCTATTAATATTGCAATAGTTGCTAAAATGGTTAATTGAATAGGTTTTCTTTCTAACCATGGGTGAAATTTTTCTCCTTTTAATCTTCCTGATGAAATTTTCACTAATGCTGGAGCTTCTGCTAATTCGTCTTCAACAGCTTTTCCTGCCATTACAGTTCTAATAATATTATAAACTAATACTAGTAATCCTATTACGAATAACGTTCCTCCAATTGCTCTCATTAAATAGAAAGGCATAATTTCGGTAACTGTTTCAAGGAAATTTCCATATTGTAATGTTCCATCTGGTTTAAATTGATCCCACATAGATGCTTGCATAAATCCTGCAACATACATTGGAAGTGCATATAAAATAATTCCTAAAGTACCTATCCAAAAATGGAAATTAGCTAATGCTGTAGAATATAATTTTGTTTTTGTCATTCTTGGTATTAACCAATAAATCATACCAAATGTCATAAATCCGTTCCATGCTAAAGCTCCTACGTGAACGTGAGCAACAATCCAGTCTGTGAAGTGAGCAATTGCATTTACATTTTTAAGGGATAACATTGGTCCTTCAAATGTAGCCATTCCATAACCTGTTATACCTACTACGAAGAATTTTAATACTGGTTCTGTTCTTACTTTATCCCAAACACCTCTTAATGTTAACAATCCATTAATCATTCCTCCCCAAGATGGTGCTATTAACATGATTGAAAATACAACTCCTAAATTTTGAGCCCAATCTGGTAAAGCTGTATACAATAAGTGATGTGGTCCAGCCCAGATATATAAGAAAATTAACGACCAGAAGTGAATAATTGATAATCTATAAGAATATACAGGTCTGTTAGCTGCTTTTGGAACAAAATAATACATTAGACCTAAGAATGGTGTTGTTAAGAAAAAGGCTACTGCATTATGTCCATACCACCATTGTACTAAAGCATCTTGAACTCCTGCATAAACAGAGTAACTCTTCATTGCAGAAACAGGTAATTCTAAACTATTAAAGATATGCAGTACGGCAACTGTTACAAAAGTGGCGATATAAAACCAAATCGCAACATATAAATGACGTTCTCTTCTACGAAGAATTGTCATAATCATATTGATACCAAAAACAACCCAAATTATTGCTATTGCAATATCAATAGGCCATTCTAATTCGGCATATTCTTTTGAAGTAGTATATCCTAAAGGTAATGTAATGGCTGCTGCAACTATAATTAATTGCCAACCCCAAAAGTTAATATTACTTAATACATCGCTATACATTCTTGTTTTCAACAAACGTTGTAAAGAATAATATATTCCTGCAAATATTGCATTTCCTACAAAGGCAAAAATGACTGCATTTGTATGTAATGGTCTTAATCTACCAAAACTTAACCAAGGAATTCCATCGGTCATATTTGGAAAAATAAACATAAATGCCACTGTTAATCCAACTAACATACCTACAACTCCAAATAGTATACTAGCATAAAGGAACTTCTTTACAATTTTGTTGTCGTAATAAAATTGTTGCATCTCCATAATTTAGATTGTTTTTTGTTTTTCTACTTTTATTGTTTTTTCAGAACTCTTTTTTAATTCATCGTCAAATAACATTCTGACCGATGGTGTATAATCATCATCATATTGACCACTTTTTACTGCCTTTATAAAAGCAATCAAAAAGCCAATAGCAACAACTATACTGATTGTGATTAATATATAAATTACACTCATACCTTTAAATTATAAAACAAATGTACTTCTAGCTTTATTCATAAAATATGACATTTATCATGTGTGTTCAAAAAAACAACATCAATTCTTTTTCGCATAATAATTAGACATTATTGTAACAAAGCTAACTACTGTTATAGAGCTTAAAGGCATTATAATTGCAGCTATTAATGGCGATAAATTTCCTGTAATTGCAAACGATAATCCAATTAAGTTATACGATAATGAAAGTCCAAAACTCATATAAATAATTCGCATTGCATTTTTTGAAAATTTCAAGTAATACCCTATTCTCGAAAATTGACTTGCATCCATAATTCCATCACAAGC
It includes:
- the ccoN gene encoding cytochrome-c oxidase, cbb3-type subunit I, with product MEMQQFYYDNKIVKKFLYASILFGVVGMLVGLTVAFMFIFPNMTDGIPWLSFGRLRPLHTNAVIFAFVGNAIFAGIYYSLQRLLKTRMYSDVLSNINFWGWQLIIVAAAITLPLGYTTSKEYAELEWPIDIAIAIIWVVFGINMIMTILRRRERHLYVAIWFYIATFVTVAVLHIFNSLELPVSAMKSYSVYAGVQDALVQWWYGHNAVAFFLTTPFLGLMYYFVPKAANRPVYSYRLSIIHFWSLIFLYIWAGPHHLLYTALPDWAQNLGVVFSIMLIAPSWGGMINGLLTLRGVWDKVRTEPVLKFFVVGITGYGMATFEGPMLSLKNVNAIAHFTDWIVAHVHVGALAWNGFMTFGMIYWLIPRMTKTKLYSTALANFHFWIGTLGIILYALPMYVAGFMQASMWDQFKPDGTLQYGNFLETVTEIMPFYLMRAIGGTLFVIGLLVLVYNIIRTVMAGKAVEDELAEAPALVKISSGRLKGEKFHPWLERKPIQLTILATIAILIGGIIQIVPTIMVKSNIPTISSVKPYTPLELEGRDIYIREGCNNCHSQMIRPFRSEVMRYGEYSKGGEFVYDHPFLWGSKRTGPDLAREGVPGKPNNGGRSDDWHFNHMWNPQSTSDGSIMPGYKWIIRNSLDKSSTQDKMRAMQSLGVPYTDVEVATAMDSIEKQASKIGDNLMKNKDIKKSFEEQKRLQGKEFVPVKDREIVALIAYLQRLGTDITKQDNAK
- the ccoS gene encoding cbb3-type cytochrome oxidase assembly protein CcoS, whose translation is MSVIYILITISIVVAIGFLIAFIKAVKSGQYDDDYTPSVRMLFDDELKKSSEKTIKVEKQKTI